One stretch of Halobacillus litoralis DNA includes these proteins:
- a CDS encoding competence type IV pilus minor pilin ComGF, with amino-acid sequence MRKGNRSSEKAFTLAEVLISLMVTMILLTISVPLFSLLKGFDYYSELSIDQLGAVIQWEINQCRSYNVSDHSISLIDKQNRHIVMEHYGKIFRRTVDGSGHETLIQNVDTISFEHESPSIRMEVKIHDQTYTRKVHLP; translated from the coding sequence ATGAGAAAAGGGAATAGGTCAAGTGAAAAAGCATTCACATTAGCAGAAGTATTGATCAGCCTAATGGTGACCATGATCCTATTAACGATTTCGGTTCCATTATTTTCTTTACTGAAAGGATTTGACTATTACTCTGAGTTATCAATTGATCAGCTCGGTGCAGTCATACAATGGGAAATCAACCAGTGCCGTTCCTATAACGTTTCCGATCATTCTATCTCATTGATTGATAAGCAGAATCGTCACATTGTAATGGAGCATTATGGAAAAATTTTCAGGAGAACCGTCGACGGATCTGGACATGAAACCCTCATTCAAAATGTAGATACTATTTCTTTTGAACATGAATCTCCTTCAATTCGTATGGAGGTGAAAATTCATGACCAAACTTACACCAGAAAAGTCCATCTTCCATAA
- the comGD gene encoding competence type IV pilus minor pilin ComGD, producing the protein MKKCQQKERNGYTFTEMVIVLLCWSILLSCFIPLQYRTFQELEANLILQQLKEDLLLTQHLSMNEHVYYTLNFDEEAGGYVLYDTKERKTIFTRKLPEKWVMLLTTLQPTVRFNQKGIIQRAGTMYLYAPNKTYKIVFPFGSSRLRIEEI; encoded by the coding sequence GTGAAAAAGTGTCAACAGAAGGAACGTAACGGCTACACTTTTACAGAAATGGTCATCGTTTTATTGTGCTGGTCCATACTTCTCTCCTGTTTCATTCCTTTGCAATACCGTACCTTCCAAGAACTTGAAGCAAACCTTATCCTTCAACAATTAAAGGAAGATCTTCTCCTTACTCAACACCTTTCCATGAACGAACATGTTTACTATACACTGAATTTCGACGAAGAAGCGGGAGGCTATGTTTTATATGACACGAAAGAAAGAAAAACCATATTCACTCGAAAACTCCCTGAAAAATGGGTCATGCTTTTGACTACTCTTCAGCCAACGGTGCGGTTCAATCAGAAGGGAATCATTCAAAGAGCAGGAACGATGTACCTGTATGCACCAAATAAAACTTACAAAATCGTTTTTCCTTTCGGTTCGAGCAGGTTACGCATTGAAGAGATCTGA
- the comGC gene encoding competence type IV pilus major pilin ComGC has protein sequence MVKNEKGFTLIEMLIVLLVISVLLIITIPNMAKNTDSVKTKGCEALKKTVEAQVQAYFIETGTPPASIQILVDENYISQAKCPNGKELVISSEGDVSEKVSTEGT, from the coding sequence ATGGTAAAAAACGAAAAAGGATTTACATTAATTGAGATGCTCATTGTTCTGCTAGTTATATCTGTATTGCTCATCATCACAATCCCTAACATGGCCAAAAACACTGACTCCGTAAAGACAAAAGGGTGTGAAGCACTCAAAAAAACCGTAGAGGCTCAAGTACAAGCATACTTTATAGAAACAGGTACTCCCCCCGCTTCTATTCAAATATTGGTGGATGAAAATTATATATCTCAGGCTAAATGTCCAAATGGTAAAGAATTGGTTATAAGCTCAGAGGGAGATGTAAGTGAAAAAGTGTCAACAGAAGGAACGTAA
- a CDS encoding type II secretion system F family protein: MHLVSLQKPKWTRFRDPPLPVSQQILFFKRCSHILDKGYPLLDALQMTSWDTKLKSTCDTLTRHLSAGDPIHEAFKKARFSLSVTNFLYFSQVHHNLSRSFMQCKDMLQLKKDYKEKFVKVIRYPVFLFVFLIIACTILQRTVIPNFLHLFEGEKDGTFRLMVIIMHVMNGTGILILLTAFLILTIIIILPRMSLKKKLSLYEKVSLLKLYHSYSVSFLFTTHLHSLLQAGLPLKDAIEMINGNKNYELLSHYCNELLQELSNGKTFAQAIYSCPLFRPELTNIFHHTNDIEALKDELELLAEFLMEYLSQRISTWLHIIQPAFFIIIAIVIILIYASIMLPLYQWMNQI; the protein is encoded by the coding sequence ATGCACTTGGTTTCGTTGCAAAAACCGAAGTGGACTCGTTTTCGTGACCCGCCTTTGCCTGTCAGTCAACAGATCCTGTTTTTCAAAAGGTGCAGTCATATTCTAGACAAAGGCTATCCCCTTCTCGACGCTTTGCAAATGACTAGCTGGGATACAAAACTGAAATCCACTTGTGATACCTTGACACGACACCTTAGCGCTGGCGATCCCATCCATGAAGCTTTTAAGAAAGCCCGCTTCTCCCTTTCCGTTACCAACTTCCTTTACTTCAGTCAGGTTCACCATAACTTGTCCAGAAGTTTTATGCAGTGTAAGGACATGTTGCAATTGAAAAAGGATTACAAAGAGAAATTCGTAAAAGTTATCCGGTACCCCGTATTTTTATTTGTTTTCCTTATTATTGCTTGCACAATCTTACAAAGAACAGTGATCCCGAATTTTTTACATCTATTTGAAGGTGAGAAAGATGGAACTTTTCGGCTGATGGTCATCATTATGCATGTCATGAATGGAACGGGCATCCTCATCCTTCTGACTGCTTTTCTCATTTTGACCATTATAATTATCTTACCGCGGATGTCATTAAAAAAAAAGCTGTCGTTATATGAAAAAGTCTCTCTCTTAAAGCTATACCATTCCTACTCCGTCTCCTTTCTATTTACAACCCACCTCCACTCTTTACTCCAGGCAGGCCTTCCACTAAAGGATGCAATAGAAATGATCAACGGGAATAAAAATTATGAATTGCTCTCTCATTATTGCAATGAATTGTTGCAAGAACTGTCCAACGGCAAAACTTTTGCTCAGGCGATTTACAGCTGTCCGTTATTCAGGCCGGAACTCACCAATATTTTTCATCATACCAACGACATCGAAGCTTTAAAGGATGAACTTGAACTTCTTGCCGAATTCTTAATGGAATACCTAAGCCAAAGGATTTCCACATGGCTCCACATCATACAGCCTGCTTTCTTTATCATCATCGCCATCGTTATCATCTTGATTTACGCATCCATCATGCTGCCCCTGTACCAGTGGATGAACCAAATTTAA
- the comGA gene encoding competence type IV pilus ATPase ComGA codes for MKSIAQYAHELIVSAIQQTATDIHFSPFEETASIHFRIHGKRIFHSTAPLPLYKKLLSYFKFTSGMDIGEHKRPQNGTIQHRSNQNTFDLRLSTLPITGTESLAIRILRPMDHTPLEQLFLFPYQLKKIQRWMNNRSGMILFTGPTGSGKTTTLYALLQSLTSTSSFQAITLEDPIEKNLNNIIQVQVNERAGVTYDTGLKAALRHDPDLLMVGEIRDKSTAQFAFRAALSGHLVISTIHARDAHGTIHRLREMSIKQTDIDQTMIAIASQQLVSLEGAKHLPKRAAILELLEGPQLKKAIEGQAKHHQNFQSFRHLRRKAYALGFVAKTEVDSFS; via the coding sequence TTGAAATCCATCGCTCAATATGCCCACGAGCTAATCGTTTCTGCTATCCAGCAAACCGCTACAGACATCCACTTTTCCCCTTTTGAAGAAACAGCCTCCATTCATTTCCGCATTCATGGCAAAAGGATTTTCCACTCGACAGCTCCACTCCCTTTGTACAAGAAACTACTTTCCTACTTCAAGTTCACTTCAGGAATGGATATAGGAGAACACAAACGTCCTCAGAACGGTACGATTCAACACCGCTCCAATCAGAACACATTCGACTTACGTCTATCAACGCTTCCCATAACTGGCACCGAAAGTTTGGCCATCCGAATTCTAAGACCGATGGATCATACCCCGCTTGAGCAACTTTTCCTCTTTCCTTACCAACTAAAAAAAATCCAGCGTTGGATGAATAACCGCAGTGGCATGATCCTCTTCACAGGACCGACGGGAAGCGGGAAAACCACCACCTTATATGCTTTGCTCCAATCCCTTACCTCCACAAGCTCTTTTCAGGCCATCACCCTTGAAGACCCAATTGAAAAGAATTTAAACAACATCATTCAAGTACAAGTGAACGAGCGTGCAGGAGTGACTTATGATACGGGGTTAAAAGCAGCCTTAAGACATGATCCAGACCTCTTAATGGTCGGAGAAATTCGTGACAAGTCAACCGCACAGTTCGCATTTCGCGCTGCTTTAAGCGGACACCTAGTCATTAGCACCATCCATGCCCGAGATGCACACGGCACCATACATCGGCTTAGAGAAATGAGTATCAAACAAACGGATATCGACCAAACCATGATTGCCATCGCCTCTCAACAACTCGTATCTCTTGAAGGAGCCAAGCATTTACCTAAAAGAGCGGCAATTCTTGAACTATTGGAAGGACCTCAATTAAAAAAAGCGATTGAAGGGCAGGCCAAACACCATCAGAACTTTCAATCGTTCAGACACTTAAGGAGGAAAGCCTATGCACTTGGTTTCGTTGCAAAAACCGAAGTGGACTCGTTTTCGTGA
- a CDS encoding shikimate kinase: protein MIFLTGFMGSGKSTIAKMVSEKMKYPYIEMDEAIEEAEGMKIRDMFALKGENYFRNKETEFLSNLKEEVVVSTGGGVILREENRTLMQEGTVVYLKAEWETIVERLTGDTDRPLWKGDDSEKKKRFDERLNLYEQAADVVINVDQKTPEEITEEVVARLK, encoded by the coding sequence GTGATATTTTTAACAGGGTTCATGGGAAGTGGCAAATCTACAATAGCAAAAATGGTAAGTGAAAAAATGAAATATCCATACATAGAAATGGATGAGGCCATAGAAGAAGCGGAAGGAATGAAGATCCGGGATATGTTTGCTTTAAAAGGAGAGAATTACTTCCGAAATAAGGAAACAGAATTCTTGAGCAACTTAAAGGAAGAAGTTGTCGTATCTACAGGGGGAGGAGTCATCCTCCGGGAAGAAAATCGAACGCTCATGCAAGAGGGGACCGTTGTGTACTTAAAAGCAGAATGGGAAACGATTGTGGAGAGGTTGACAGGTGATACTGACCGCCCATTATGGAAAGGAGATGACTCCGAAAAGAAAAAACGGTTTGATGAACGTCTGAATTTATATGAACAAGCGGCAGATGTTGTTATTAACGTGGATCAGAAAACCCCTGAAGAAATCACCGAAGAAGTGGTGGCACGTCTAAAATAG
- a CDS encoding YqzE family protein: MNQNDYVKFLTEEVVKYMHMSKDEKQQRKESKPSKKSSFYWFGLLPLALKMFKRKRINNH; the protein is encoded by the coding sequence ATGAATCAGAATGATTATGTAAAGTTTTTGACAGAAGAAGTTGTCAAGTATATGCACATGTCTAAGGATGAGAAGCAGCAACGAAAAGAATCCAAGCCCTCCAAAAAATCTTCCTTTTACTGGTTCGGATTGCTTCCTTTAGCTTTGAAAATGTTCAAAAGGAAACGAATCAACAATCATTGA
- a CDS encoding YqhG family protein, which yields MNAPNPYKSFVKQFFSSQGCTIINDAPSQFTVQLTNEMDEEIMNRPFYWHYMKKMNREGVPMKLTFSDTDQKQTGGIYLHAGTPKLHRLYNTAISKARTARLYEVVHQTTGQNRAMSPWLVVNGLLHFRGKHTRDEAVSIGINLIHGTMMLGMMDKMMDMNFETTVSDYTFPMRPVISLSHAYKRMERHIETYVGSLDHQWAKDSLHHLEKETQLLESFYESEDIDLDSFTKEREQLDNRYKPYIEMEVINGGLFYISQETSKTWMQNEAGDIPRV from the coding sequence TTGAATGCACCAAACCCATACAAATCATTCGTCAAGCAGTTCTTTTCATCACAGGGCTGTACAATTATAAATGATGCCCCCTCCCAATTCACAGTACAGCTTACAAATGAGATGGATGAGGAAATCATGAATCGACCTTTCTACTGGCATTACATGAAGAAAATGAATCGAGAAGGCGTTCCTATGAAGCTGACCTTCAGCGATACAGATCAGAAACAGACGGGCGGCATTTATCTTCATGCAGGAACCCCTAAACTTCACCGCTTGTACAATACAGCCATTTCTAAAGCACGGACAGCTAGACTTTATGAAGTGGTCCATCAGACGACCGGACAAAACAGGGCCATGAGTCCATGGCTGGTTGTTAACGGGCTTTTGCACTTTCGTGGAAAGCACACTAGGGATGAAGCCGTTTCCATAGGAATCAACTTGATTCATGGAACGATGATGCTTGGAATGATGGACAAAATGATGGATATGAATTTTGAAACAACCGTTTCGGATTATACATTTCCGATGAGGCCGGTCATTTCTTTATCTCATGCTTATAAACGCATGGAACGACATATTGAAACGTATGTAGGATCGCTCGATCATCAATGGGCGAAGGATTCTTTGCATCATCTTGAAAAAGAAACTCAATTGCTTGAATCCTTTTATGAGTCTGAAGACATCGATTTGGATTCTTTCACAAAAGAACGGGAGCAACTCGACAATCGATACAAGCCATATATAGAAATGGAAGTCATCAACGGGGGACTGTTTTATATTTCACAGGAAACCAGTAAGACTTGGATGCAAAACGAAGCTGGAGACATTCCAAGAGTTTAG
- a CDS encoding DEAD/DEAH box helicase — MIEIHPDQSFIGLLSENLEHPDKLTTWDGFKLAYQAAQFKTVPRFDGLLALEHLPHVDFMEHQIEAAETAVHQMNGRAILADEVGLGKTLEAGLILKEYMIRGRAKKILILTPASLVNQWIQELNEKFYIQAASPRKKHASWNEWDVTVTSIDMAKRDKHREVILDIDYDLIIIDEAHKLKNHQTKNYQFVQSLKKTYCLLLTATPIQNKLSDLFNLVSILKPGYLGNLTDFKKKYKENADDEDNIQHIHSLVGHLMIRNRRKDTGLDSSKRKVVNERLSFSEEEMNMYRKLEALKANHPSFTWLTLAKELCSSREACYMSLNQLKKKAPEEKAGVYDEYIEAIGQVPHHVKAKRMTELIENTGEKFIVFTEYRATQFYLQWYLQQNGITSVPFSGKFNKSKRDWMKQLFKTKAQVMVATEAGGEGINLQFCHHMINYDLPWNPMRLEQRIGRIHRFGQEHDVKIFNFAIKDTIEDHIMKMLYEKIEMFKNAVGDLDHILEQIPSGSFEHQIQSILKQSESQGEVDIKLNNLVSYVEHTVNERRESS, encoded by the coding sequence ATGATCGAAATACATCCAGACCAGTCATTTATTGGATTATTGAGCGAGAACCTTGAACATCCCGATAAACTTACAACATGGGATGGTTTTAAGCTCGCTTATCAAGCTGCTCAATTTAAAACCGTACCAAGATTCGACGGCCTCCTTGCTCTTGAACACCTTCCCCATGTAGATTTTATGGAACACCAGATTGAAGCAGCAGAAACAGCCGTTCATCAGATGAATGGACGGGCCATTCTAGCTGATGAAGTCGGGCTTGGAAAGACATTAGAAGCAGGACTGATATTAAAAGAGTATATGATCAGGGGAAGAGCTAAAAAAATCCTTATTTTGACTCCGGCTTCACTTGTAAACCAGTGGATCCAGGAGTTAAATGAAAAGTTTTATATTCAGGCTGCATCCCCCCGGAAAAAACACGCCTCCTGGAATGAATGGGATGTGACCGTAACTTCCATAGATATGGCTAAACGTGATAAACACAGAGAAGTCATCTTGGATATCGACTATGACCTCATCATTATTGACGAAGCACATAAGCTAAAGAACCACCAAACAAAAAATTATCAGTTCGTACAATCTTTGAAAAAAACTTATTGTCTATTATTAACAGCCACACCCATTCAAAACAAACTGAGTGATTTGTTTAATTTAGTTTCCATTCTTAAACCCGGTTATCTTGGAAACCTGACTGATTTCAAGAAAAAGTATAAAGAAAACGCGGATGATGAGGATAATATCCAACACATTCATTCCCTCGTCGGACACTTAATGATCCGGAATCGGAGAAAAGATACCGGACTCGATTCATCCAAGCGTAAAGTCGTCAATGAGAGGCTCTCGTTCTCTGAGGAAGAAATGAACATGTACAGAAAACTAGAAGCTCTGAAAGCGAATCACCCCTCCTTTACTTGGCTGACACTAGCAAAAGAACTATGTTCGTCTAGAGAAGCTTGTTACATGTCCCTGAACCAATTGAAGAAAAAAGCTCCTGAAGAAAAAGCAGGCGTATATGATGAGTACATTGAAGCGATTGGTCAGGTTCCTCATCATGTGAAAGCTAAACGGATGACGGAACTCATTGAAAATACAGGCGAAAAATTCATTGTATTTACTGAATACCGTGCCACCCAATTTTATTTGCAGTGGTATCTCCAGCAGAATGGAATCACCTCCGTTCCATTCAGTGGAAAATTCAATAAGAGCAAGCGGGATTGGATGAAACAATTGTTCAAGACCAAAGCCCAGGTAATGGTGGCAACAGAAGCTGGCGGAGAAGGAATCAACCTCCAGTTTTGTCATCACATGATTAACTACGATCTTCCTTGGAATCCAATGCGTCTCGAACAGAGGATCGGGCGAATCCACCGCTTCGGACAGGAGCACGACGTTAAAATCTTTAACTTTGCAATCAAAGATACGATCGAAGATCACATCATGAAAATGCTGTATGAGAAAATCGAAATGTTCAAAAATGCGGTCGGTGATCTGGATCATATTCTTGAACAAATTCCTAGTGGCTCGTTCGAACATCAAATCCAGTCCATTCTCAAACAGTCGGAAAGTCAAGGTGAGGTCGACATCAAACTCAACAACTTGGTCAGTTATGTCGAGCATACGGTGAATGAAAGGAGAGAATCGAGTTGA